The Acidobacteriota bacterium genome contains a region encoding:
- a CDS encoding cupin domain-containing protein: protein MPPINKQVISSRPGAETVRLSIAAGNAVPTHASNVDVTAVCVRGTGRFVIEGKPTDLNPGVVIDMKPNQQHSVEAKSDLELVVLHYRLGDTDATVHCGA, encoded by the coding sequence ATGCCTCCTATCAATAAGCAGGTCATCTCCTCCCGCCCCGGCGCCGAAACCGTCCGCCTCTCGATCGCCGCCGGCAACGCAGTACCTACTCACGCCAGCAACGTGGACGTGACCGCCGTCTGCGTCCGCGGCACGGGCCGCTTCGTAATCGAGGGCAAGCCCACCGACCTCAACCCCGGCGTGGTGATTGACATGAAGCCCAACCAGCAGCATTCCGTAGAGGCCAAATCCGACCTCGAGCTGGTGGTCCTCCATTACCGTCTCGGCGACACCGACGCCACCGTCCACTGCGGCGCCTGA